One genomic window of Quercus robur chromosome 6, dhQueRobu3.1, whole genome shotgun sequence includes the following:
- the LOC126690384 gene encoding uncharacterized protein LOC126690384 isoform X1, which yields MGEGDSGSSSSQGQGPVVSFKINRKSEAASVLKSLIASKLPDFLSDYSDEVLAEYITVLVCNGKHQYQARDDLEAFLGKKSADFVSWLWGLLFNRARQSDSQITITALSDPIHVASVTAKDPHAFPSSFSLTKKETCIHSINKSNSKIVNCESNPLPLPNRQLLQPKRGIKTPSTSTHLKSSSPIPWLSENPHPRHISAPNVTGTNLSAQPAAVVSHRIDRPRGSVWDRLGKPCDDISQGSRTVDVSGVVFVKQQEQILNAKLSVVPVPNGEQSRTITGEVTRLGNNLSETRKLPDVVGTKCDPHSVSNIKRKRHFGEISTGLGADSVPVVDERNLDLQCKENTQDFKNSNLTKDSKTTTPNMASEVLDVKQRLHQIEIEMSKLRSRRLAMEKDGKPNLLLNSRSSRLPEEDSERTVLVTNVHFAATKEGLSLYFAKCGEIANLVILIDEATAQPKGSAYITFSSKESVDKALELSGTTFLSRTIKVLRKVETAASTSGPALLAGRQCQTPLTHINRNFIPNKLYCSSSPLQWRRVSISTLSEPSASTNDKLKGAASSTFQQQLPSSTASLRTSEVKSLSRVHPAAS from the exons ATGGGTGAGGGTGATAGTGGTAGTAGTAGTAGTCAGGGTCAGGGTCCTGTTGTATCATTCAAGATAAACAGGAAATCGGAAGCCGCTTCCGTTCTCAAATCTTTAATTGCCTCAAAGCTCCCTGACTTCCTCTCTGATTACTCCGACGAAGTTCTCGCT gAATATATAACGGTGCTTGTTTGCAACGGAAAGCATCAATATCAGGCAAGGGATGATTTGGAGGCATTTCTTGGCAAGAAAAGTGCCGATTTCGTTTCTTG GTTATGGGGTCTTCTCTTCAATCGTGCTCGTCAATCTGATTCACAGATTACTATTACTGCTTTATCAGATCCGATACATGTTGCATCTGTCACTGCCAAAGATCCCCATGCATTTCCCTCCTCCTTCTCATTG ACCAAAAAGGAAACCTGCATTCACTCTATCAATAAATCTAATTCCAAG ATTGTTAATTGCGAGTCCAATCCATTACCATTACCTAACAGGcagcttttacaaccaaaaAGAGGAATAAAAACACCCTCTACCTCTACCCATTTAAAGTCCTCTTCCCCAATCCCATGGCTATCTG AAAATCCTCATCCCAGACATATTTCTGCCCCTAATGTCACTGGAACAAACCTTTCTGCACAACCCGCAGCTGTGGTATCCCACCGCATTGATAGGCCACGGGGTAGCGTTTGGGATAGACTAGGCAAGCCATGTGACGACATATCTCAAGGAAGCAGGACTGTTGATGTTAGTGGTGTTGTTTTTGTGAAGCAACAGGAGCAAATACTTAATGCAAAACTATCAGTAGTTCCTGTTCCAAATGGTGAACAAAGCAGAACTATCACAGGGGAAGTTACTCGGCTAGGTAACAACCTTTCTGAGACTAGAAAGTTGCCAGATGTTGTGGGTACAAAGTGTGATCCTCATTCTGTGAGTAACATCAAGCGAAAGAGACACTTTGGTGAAATTAGTACTGGCCTTGGTGCTGATTCCGTTCCTGTGGTGGATGAAAGGAATTTGGATCTTCAATGCAAAGAAAATACACAGGATTTCAAGAATTCAAACTTGACCAAGGATTCCAAAACCACAACTCCAAACATGGCTTCA GAAGTTTTAGATGTGAAGCAACGATTGCATCAGATCGAGATTGAAATGTCCAAGCTACGATCAAGGCGTCTGGCAATGGAAAAAGATGGAAAGCCCAATTTGTTGTTGAATTCTC GTTCATCGAGACTTCCAGAAGAAGACAGTGAAAGAACTGTGCTTGTGACAAAT GTACATTTTGCAGCAACTAAAGAAGGGTTGTCATTGTACTTTGCCAAATGCGGGGAGATTGCCAACTTGGTGATTTTGATTGATGAAGCAACTGCACAGCCAAAAGg GTCTGCTTATATTACTTTTTCCAGCAAGGAGTCTGTTGACAAAGCATTAGAATTGAGTGGTACTACATTTTTGTCAAGGACTATAAAG GTGCTGAGGAAGGTAGAAACAGCTGCTTCAACTTCTGGACCAGCCCTGCTTGCTGGGAGGCAGTGCCAAACACCTTTAACTCACATCAACAGAAATTTTATCCCCAACAAACTATATTGTTCAAGCTCTCCTCTACAATGGCGAAGAGTGTCCATCTCTACCCTATCAGAACCATCAGCTTCAACAAATGATAAACTGAAAGGAGCTGCGTCATCTACCTTCCAACAACAGCTTCCTAGTTCAACTGCATCATTGAGAACCAGTGAAGTAAAGTCTTTGTCTAGAGTGCACCCAGCAGCTTCCTAA
- the LOC126690385 gene encoding leucine-rich repeat receptor protein kinase HPCA1, producing MTVIRLLLFLAFFSAGGIHLISSVTDPHDAAALQSLKDSWQNTPPTWEESDDPCGASWEGVTCNNSRVIALGLSTMGLKGKLSGDIGGLTELRSLDLSFNRGLTGSLSPRLGDLQKLNILILAGCSFSGDIPDELGNLAELSFLALNSNNFTGKIPPSLGKLSKLYWLDLADNQLTGHLPISTSTTPGLDLLLKAKHFHFNKNQLSGIIPAKLFSSEMVLIHILFDGNQFSGSIPSTLALVQTLEVLRLDRNALTGNVPSNLNNLTNINELNLAHNNLTGPLPNLSQMNSLNYVDLSNNLFDSSEAPIWFSTLQSLTTLVMEYGSLQGPVPQKLFSFPQIQQVKLRSNAFNDTLNIGENISPQLQLVDLQNNQISSVTLSSSYTNTLILIGNPVCTTALSNTNYCQLQQQTTKPYSTSLANCGSKLCPLDQKLSPQSCECDYPYEGTLYFRGPFFRELSNVNMFHSLEMSLWVKLGLTPGSVSLQNPFFNNDDYLQVQLALFPPTGKYFNRSEIQRIGFELSNQTYKPPPEFGPYYFIASPYAFPATHGGTSVSTGVIAGIAIGCAILVLGLMGVGTYAIQQKKRAEKAIGLSKPFASWAPSGKDSGGAPQLKGARWFSYDELKKCTNNFSESNEIGSGGYGKVYRGMLSDGQVVAIKRAQHGSMQGGLEFKNEIEMLSRVHHKNLVGLVGFCFEQGEQMLVYEFMPNGALRESLSGRSGIHLDWKRRLRIALGSARGLAYLHELANPPIIHRDVKSTNILLDENLTAKVADFGLSKLVSDSSKGHVSTQVKGTLGYLDPEYYMTQQLTEKSDVYSFGVVMLELVTAKQPIEKGKYIVREVRMVMDKYDEEHYGLRDMIDSSIINTASLLGFGRFLELAMQCVEDSAADRPTMSEVVKTLETILHNDGMTTNSTSASSSATDFGASNGACKHPYNDTLPKKNIISDSNANAFDYSGGYTLSAKVEPK from the exons ATGACAGTCATCCGGTTGCTTCTCTTTCTAGCTTTCTTCTCTGCAGGAGGAATTCACCTCATCTCCTCAGTTACAGATCCTCACGATG CCGCTGCTCTCCAATCTCTAAAGGACTCATGGCAAAATACACCACCGACTTGGGAAGAATCAGATGATCCTTGTGGAGCATCCTGGGAAGGAGTCACCTGCAACAATTCAAGGGTCATTGCATT gggATTATCAACCATGGGATTGAAAGGGAAACTCAGTGGTGACATTGGGGGACTCACTGAATTAAGATCCTT GGACTTGTCCTTCAACAGAGGACTCACAGGTTCCCTCTCTCCACGGTTGGGAGATTTGCAAAAGCTAAATATCTT AATTCTAGCTGGCTGCAGCTTCAGTGGTGATATTCCAGATGAGTTGGGCAATCTTGCAGAGCTGTCCTTCCT gGCTCTCAACTCGAACAACTTCACTGGTAAGATACCTCCATCATTGGGTAAACTCTCCAAACTCTACTGGCTGGATCTGGCAGATAATCAGTTGACAGGACACCTCCCAATATCAACCTCCACTACCCCAGGCTTGGATCTCCTTCTCAAGGCTAAACACTT CCATTTCAACAAGAACCAGCTTTCAGGTATCATTCCAGCCAAACTTTTCAGCTCTGAGATGGTATTGATACACAT TTTGTTTGATGGAAATCAATTTTCTGGAAGTATCCCATCAACATTAGCACTTGTGCAGACTCTTGAGGTTCT TCGGCTTGATAGAAATGCTCTGACAGGAAATGTCCCATCAAATCTCAACAACCTTACAAACATCAATGAATT GAATTTAGCCCACAATAATCTGACAGGCCCTTTACCAAACTTATCTCAAATGAACTCCCTCAATTATGT GGACCTTAGTAACAACTTGTTTGACTCATCAGAAGCTCCCATTTGGTtctcaaccttacaatctctcaCCACTCT AGTTATGGAATATGGATCACTTCAAGGGCCTGTTCCACAAAAACTCTTTAGCTTTCCACAGATACAGCAAGT GAAATTGAGGAGCAATGCATTTAATGACACATTGAACATAGGTGAAAACATTAGCCCACAATTGCAGCTTGTTGATTTGCAAAACAACCAGATTTCCTCAGTAAcattgagttcaagttacacaaaTACATTAAT ACTAATAGGAAACCCAGTGTGTACCACTGCTCTCTCCAATACTAACTACTGCCAGCTTCAGCAACAAACTACAAAGCCTTATTCTACCAGCCTGGCTAATTGTGGAAGTAAATTATGTCCCCTTGATCAGAAGCTTAGTCCTCAGAGTTGTGAATGTGACTATCCATATGAAGGGACATTATACTTCAGAGGACCTTTTTTCAGGGAACTGTCCAATGTGAATATGTTTCATTCACTGGAAATGAGCCTGTGGGTGAAACTGGGCCTCACTCCCGGTTCAGTTTCTCTTCAAAATCCCTTCTTCAATAATGACGACTATCTTCAAGTACAACTGGCGCTCTTTCCACCAacaggaaaatattttaataggtCAGAGATACAGAGAATTGGGTTTGAATTGAGTAATCAAACTTATAAGCCACCTCCAGAGTTTGGACCCTATTATTTTATTGCATCTCCATATGCTTTCCCAG CCACACATGGAGGAACTTCTGTTAGCACTGGTGTAATAGCTGGGATAGCAATTGGCTGTGCCATTTTGGTTCTGGGGCTCATGGGAGTAGGCACATATGCTATTCAACAAAAGAAACGTGCAGAAAAAGCCATTGGATTAAGTAAACCATTTG cTTCCTGGGCACCAAGTGGCAAAGATAGTGGGGGTGCACCACAATTAAAGGGAGCAAGATGGTTCTCTTATGATGAACTCAAAAAGTGCACCAATAATTTCTCTGAAAGTAATGAGATAGGATCCGGAGGCTATGGCAAG GTTTATAGAGGGATGCTCTCTGATGGACAAGTTGTGGCAATCAAAAGAGCTCAGCACGGATCAATGCAGGGTGGACTTGAGTTCAAGAATGAAATTGAGATGCTTTCTCGAGTTCATCACAAGAATCTCGTTGGACttgtgggtttttgttttgaacaAGGAGAGCAGATGCTGGTCTACGAATTTATGCCAAATGGAGCTCTTAGGGAGAGCTTGTCAG GGAGATCTGGCATTCATCTTGATTGGAAGAGAAGACTCCGCATTGCTCTTGGCTCAGCTAGAGGACTAGCTTACCTGCATGAGCTTGCTAATCCTCCTATAATCCACAGAGATGTTAAGTCCACCAATATTCTGTTGGATGAAAACTTAACAGCAAAGGTTGCAGATTTTGGCTTGTCTAAGCTGGTATCAGACAGTTCAAAAGGGCATGTTTCAACTCAAGTTAAAGGCACGCTG GGCTATTTGGATCCTGAATACTACATGACGCAACAGTTAACTGAGAAGAGTGACGTGTACAGTTTTGGAGTGGTTATGCTTGAACTGGTAACAGCCAAGCAACCGATTGAGAAAGGAAAGTACATTGTCCGTGAGGTGCGAATGGTGATGGATAAGTATGATGAAGAGCACTATGGCTTGAGGGACATGATTGATTCATCCATTATAAACACGGCTAGTCTTTTAGGGTTTGGGAGGTTCTTGGAGTTGGCCATGCAATGCGTTGAAGATTCAGCTGCAGACCGTCCTACAATGAGTGAAGTGGTAAAGACACTTGAGACTATTTTACATAACGATGGGATGACTACAAACTCAACGTCCGCATCCTCATCCGCCACTGACTTTGGAGCTTCAAATGGCGCCTGTAAGCATCCTTACAATGATACtttaccaaaaaagaatattattagtGACAGCAATGCCAATGCCTTTGATTACAGTGGTGGATACACACTTTCAGCGAAAGTCGAACCCAAGTAG
- the LOC126690384 gene encoding uncharacterized protein LOC126690384 isoform X2 has protein sequence MGEGDSGSSSSQGQGPVVSFKINRKSEAASVLKSLIASKLPDFLSDYSDEVLAEYITVLVCNGKHQYQARDDLEAFLGKKSADFVSWLWGLLFNRARQSDSQITITALSDPIHVASVTAKDPHAFPSSFSLIVNCESNPLPLPNRQLLQPKRGIKTPSTSTHLKSSSPIPWLSENPHPRHISAPNVTGTNLSAQPAAVVSHRIDRPRGSVWDRLGKPCDDISQGSRTVDVSGVVFVKQQEQILNAKLSVVPVPNGEQSRTITGEVTRLGNNLSETRKLPDVVGTKCDPHSVSNIKRKRHFGEISTGLGADSVPVVDERNLDLQCKENTQDFKNSNLTKDSKTTTPNMASEVLDVKQRLHQIEIEMSKLRSRRLAMEKDGKPNLLLNSRSSRLPEEDSERTVLVTNVHFAATKEGLSLYFAKCGEIANLVILIDEATAQPKGSAYITFSSKESVDKALELSGTTFLSRTIKVLRKVETAASTSGPALLAGRQCQTPLTHINRNFIPNKLYCSSSPLQWRRVSISTLSEPSASTNDKLKGAASSTFQQQLPSSTASLRTSEVKSLSRVHPAAS, from the exons ATGGGTGAGGGTGATAGTGGTAGTAGTAGTAGTCAGGGTCAGGGTCCTGTTGTATCATTCAAGATAAACAGGAAATCGGAAGCCGCTTCCGTTCTCAAATCTTTAATTGCCTCAAAGCTCCCTGACTTCCTCTCTGATTACTCCGACGAAGTTCTCGCT gAATATATAACGGTGCTTGTTTGCAACGGAAAGCATCAATATCAGGCAAGGGATGATTTGGAGGCATTTCTTGGCAAGAAAAGTGCCGATTTCGTTTCTTG GTTATGGGGTCTTCTCTTCAATCGTGCTCGTCAATCTGATTCACAGATTACTATTACTGCTTTATCAGATCCGATACATGTTGCATCTGTCACTGCCAAAGATCCCCATGCATTTCCCTCCTCCTTCTCATTG ATTGTTAATTGCGAGTCCAATCCATTACCATTACCTAACAGGcagcttttacaaccaaaaAGAGGAATAAAAACACCCTCTACCTCTACCCATTTAAAGTCCTCTTCCCCAATCCCATGGCTATCTG AAAATCCTCATCCCAGACATATTTCTGCCCCTAATGTCACTGGAACAAACCTTTCTGCACAACCCGCAGCTGTGGTATCCCACCGCATTGATAGGCCACGGGGTAGCGTTTGGGATAGACTAGGCAAGCCATGTGACGACATATCTCAAGGAAGCAGGACTGTTGATGTTAGTGGTGTTGTTTTTGTGAAGCAACAGGAGCAAATACTTAATGCAAAACTATCAGTAGTTCCTGTTCCAAATGGTGAACAAAGCAGAACTATCACAGGGGAAGTTACTCGGCTAGGTAACAACCTTTCTGAGACTAGAAAGTTGCCAGATGTTGTGGGTACAAAGTGTGATCCTCATTCTGTGAGTAACATCAAGCGAAAGAGACACTTTGGTGAAATTAGTACTGGCCTTGGTGCTGATTCCGTTCCTGTGGTGGATGAAAGGAATTTGGATCTTCAATGCAAAGAAAATACACAGGATTTCAAGAATTCAAACTTGACCAAGGATTCCAAAACCACAACTCCAAACATGGCTTCA GAAGTTTTAGATGTGAAGCAACGATTGCATCAGATCGAGATTGAAATGTCCAAGCTACGATCAAGGCGTCTGGCAATGGAAAAAGATGGAAAGCCCAATTTGTTGTTGAATTCTC GTTCATCGAGACTTCCAGAAGAAGACAGTGAAAGAACTGTGCTTGTGACAAAT GTACATTTTGCAGCAACTAAAGAAGGGTTGTCATTGTACTTTGCCAAATGCGGGGAGATTGCCAACTTGGTGATTTTGATTGATGAAGCAACTGCACAGCCAAAAGg GTCTGCTTATATTACTTTTTCCAGCAAGGAGTCTGTTGACAAAGCATTAGAATTGAGTGGTACTACATTTTTGTCAAGGACTATAAAG GTGCTGAGGAAGGTAGAAACAGCTGCTTCAACTTCTGGACCAGCCCTGCTTGCTGGGAGGCAGTGCCAAACACCTTTAACTCACATCAACAGAAATTTTATCCCCAACAAACTATATTGTTCAAGCTCTCCTCTACAATGGCGAAGAGTGTCCATCTCTACCCTATCAGAACCATCAGCTTCAACAAATGATAAACTGAAAGGAGCTGCGTCATCTACCTTCCAACAACAGCTTCCTAGTTCAACTGCATCATTGAGAACCAGTGAAGTAAAGTCTTTGTCTAGAGTGCACCCAGCAGCTTCCTAA